In Bacillus sp. S3, the sequence CCGTTATACCTGCACGTCCATACATCATCCGTTTGATATTTTTCAACTTATTTATGGTTCCTTCAGTTTTCCCGTTTGACCAAGGTAATGTTATAGCGTAATAAACAGCCTTAATGTCACCTCTGATGCCATTAAGGAAGGTTTGGAAATAAGTAAATGGTGAGTGCTTATGTTCAATCAGCCATTTTCTAAGGCCGGATGAATGTTTTTCCTCAAAAAGGTTCCTAAAGGATTGAATGAATTCGCTAATTTCCATTAACGATGGGAACGTTTTTAGAAGGTTGGGATACAAGGATTTAAATGCTTTCTTATGGTTCTGTACGTCCTTATCCCAAAGGATCCGGATGATTGCCTGTTGAAGATTCAGTGTCTGTGGCTTTTTATTTCGGATATCCCGGCGTTCGTCCGCAATCATGTAATTTAGTGTGTTGCGATGTCCACCAAACCCTGCTTTCCTGCACGCAGCCTCTATCTCATCACCCTTTGATCCATCTGCGATCATGTTACGGATAAGGGGAAGATATCGGTCATATAAAGAAGTTCGTTTAAGGGACGGTTTCGATGTCGTAGCTAAATCCTTATAAACGGTATTACGGGAAATACCTAGCTGCTTTGCGATCGCTGTGATGCTCTTGCCTTCTTTCTGAAGGCGCCGGGCATTTTGAATTCTCTTCCAAACGTTTTCTTCGTGTTCCACCAAAGGCTGGAGCCGTTTTGGTAAAGGGTGTGATGAACTGCATTGTTGGACATTTGAGTCTTGACCAGTCGGTTTCCATCTTGGCGGCACAATAGACTTAATCGTCTTCTTAACTGCGTCAAAAAGATGCTGGAGGATATGCCAACGATCACCAACTTGCTTGATTTTTGGTGACGCTTCCTCTGCCGCATTTTTATATGCATGGGCACGATCTCTTGTAATCAGTTGAATTTCAGGATGTTTGATGAGCCAGCTCCTTACTGACTCTTTGTCTCGGTTTGGTAAAAAATCAAGGATATCACCTGTTTGTAGGTCTATGAAGATCGTGCCATACCGTTTTCTTTTCTTAAAAGCAAAATCATCAATGCCCACGAAAGGGACACTCCCTTGGCTGAACCGGTTCTTCCTTTTTAATCCGGTACAGAATGGCATCATGGCTTATCGAAATGCGCATTTTTCGGCAGATTTTTTCAGCGGCCAGGCAATTATTAGTGAATCCCACATGACGAATCAGGTTTTCCAGCCTGTTTGTTTTTCTGGCGGAAGGGCTTAACCAGTTCAAACGTTCGGTGAATACTTTAACCTTACAGTCTTTGTTACCACAAAACCATTTGTGCAATAGAACGGTTATATGAACCGAATGACCTGAGACCGGAAGGTCATCGACTTTCCTAGCATATTGGCTGTGCTGTCGAGACGATACATGTTTGCATTCTGGGCATTGTGCATGTTTTGAACATATCTTTAACACGGCATACATTGCATCCGGTTCCATTATGGTATAAAGGACTTCAACGTTTTGGTCGAACTTGAAAAGTTCATTGAAGTTTGAAATGACCATTGTAACCACCGCCCTTTGAGTATTAGTATTGCTATACCCGAAAAGCAATAAAAAATGCTTTCACCATGTTTGCGTAAGAACCAAGTTTAGTGTTGATTTTTTACCACTGTTGATTGGAGCGGAAGCCGCGAGACTCCTGCGGGAGCAGCGGGACAGGTGAGACCCCACAGGCGCTTTAGCGCCGAGGAGGCTCAGCGCCCGCCCCGCGAACCGCTTGCGGATGTAGCGGAAATCAACAGCCACGTTTAACAGAGCCTAATTAAAAATAGTGATTCGAAGGAGGATATTTTCATGACACAAAAGGTTCATCCTTATATACCCAATATGGTTCCTGAAGTACAGGCAGAGATGTTAAACGTAATCGGTGCTGAATCTATTATGGAGTTATATTCCTGCATACCAGATGAATTAAAGCTTAAGGAAGATATGAAGATTCCTGCTGCCTTAACAGAGTATGAGCTTAGACGCCATATTGAAAGGATCCTTAATAAAAATACAAGTACAAAGGAATATTTGAATTTTCTTGGAGCAGGCTGCTGGCAGC encodes:
- a CDS encoding ISL3 family transposase, which translates into the protein MGIDDFAFKKRKRYGTIFIDLQTGDILDFLPNRDKESVRSWLIKHPEIQLITRDRAHAYKNAAEEASPKIKQVGDRWHILQHLFDAVKKTIKSIVPPRWKPTGQDSNVQQCSSSHPLPKRLQPLVEHEENVWKRIQNARRLQKEGKSITAIAKQLGISRNTVYKDLATTSKPSLKRTSLYDRYLPLIRNMIADGSKGDEIEAACRKAGFGGHRNTLNYMIADERRDIRNKKPQTLNLQQAIIRILWDKDVQNHKKAFKSLYPNLLKTFPSLMEISEFIQSFRNLFEEKHSSGLRKWLIEHKHSPFTYFQTFLNGIRGDIKAVYYAITLPWSNGKTEGTINKLKNIKRMMYGRAGITVLLNRLRFQG
- a CDS encoding transposase family protein; amino-acid sequence: MVISNFNELFKFDQNVEVLYTIMEPDAMYAVLKICSKHAQCPECKHVSSRQHSQYARKVDDLPVSGHSVHITVLLHKWFCGNKDCKVKVFTERLNWLSPSARKTNRLENLIRHVGFTNNCLAAEKICRKMRISISHDAILYRIKKEEPVQPRECPFRGH